GGGTGGGCATGATCCTGCTGGAAGAACTGGTGCATGACGAGCGGGGGCAACTCATCACCTCCACCTTCCAGGATTATCTGCTGCCGACCAGCCTCGACATACCGGATATCGAGATTTCCCATCTGGAAACGCCGTCCCCGCTGGTGCCCGGCGGCATCAAGGGGATGGGCGAGTCCGCAATGATTTCGACACCGGCGGCGGTGGCGGGTGCGGTCAATGATGCGCTGGCCTGCCTTGGTGTCGCAATCGAACAATTTCCCGCCTCGCCCCAGCGCATATTCGAGGCCTTGTCGAAGGTCGGCGTGATGGATCGAGGCAATAATTTCCCAGTTTGATCAAGGAGCCGGATCGGTGAATTTCCAATATCGCTTCAAATTGCCGGTGCCGGTGGAGCAGGCATGGCCGGTCCTGCTCGACGTTCGCCGTGTCGCGCCCTGCATGCCTGGTGCTGGAATCGAGTCCGGGGAAGGTAATGACTATGTCGGCCGCATGAAGGTGAAGCTCGGCCCGATCGAGATGGCCTATCGCGGGGATTTGCATTTCGTTGAGCGGGACGATGCGGCCCATCGCCTGAAGGTTGAGGGCGTGGGCAAGGAAGTGCGCGGCGGTGGCGGCGCGAAGGCGCTGGTGACGATGCAGGCATCTTCCGTGCCGGGCGGCTGCGAGATTGCAATCGACAGCGAATATGAACTGAACGGCCGCGCGGCGCAGTTCGGAACCGGCATGATCGACGAAATCGGCGGCAAGCTGATGCAGGAGTTCGCCCGGCGTCTTGAGAAACTCATTCTGAACAGCAACGCGCAGGAAAGTGGCCCGACGGTGGCCGCTGCACCCGCGCCATCGATCCCGCAACCCGCGCCCACTGCATCAGCGCCGGCGGGCGGAAAGGATTGGGCGGTGGATGACAATGAAGCACTCGATCTGGTCGGGCTGGCCTGGGGGCCGGTCCTCAGCCGCAGCCTGCCGGTCATCCATCTGCTGATCTCGACCGCGACCTTGATCTATCTTCTCACGCACAAATGATGATGGGCGGCGGTTGAGACAGGGTTGTCGATGAAGGGCGCCACATCCCTTTTCCGGTTTCTGGACGATGCCGCGGCACGGGGAGAGCGCTCTGCGCTGGTGACGATCACCGATGTCATCGGGCAATCGTCCCGCGCGCCCGGTACGCATATGGCCGTCACGGAGAACGGGGATTATCATGGCTCCCTTTCCGGCGGTTGTGTCGAGGCTGCCGTCGTCGGTGAGGCGCTGCGTATCATGGCGTCGGGCGTCACCGAATGGCTGCGTTTAGGCGTCGGTTCACCCTATATCGACATACGTCTGCCCTGCGGCGGCGGCCTTGACTTGCTGATCGTGCCCGATCCTGCGCGGGGCAGCATCGCGACGGTCCGGCATATGCTGGAGGATCGCGAGCCAGTCGCGCTCGCCATCAGCCGGGATGGCGCTCTTGCAGTGGAACGGCCCACGTCCATCACCGGCTGCCGCTGGCGGGGAAAGGCATTTGTGGCGCATCATCATCCCGATCTTCGCCTGATGATCCTTGGCCATGGTGCGGAAACGGAGGTGCTGGCGCGGCTTGCCTTGGGCTATGGCGCTGAGGTCATGGTTCTTTCACCAGACCCTGACATCGTCGCGCGCCTGGCAGGATCGGACATTGCGGCTGCACTGCTCAAGACCCCGGCCCGGTCGGACCATTTGCGCACCGATGCCTATACGGCCGTCGTGATGCTGTTTCACGATCACGACTGGGAACTGGACCTGATCGGTCAGGCGTTGGAGCAGGAGGCGCTGTTCATTGGCGCGATGGGCAGCCGAGCGACGCAGGCGCGGCGGCTGGACGGGTTACGAGTGCGGGGCGTGCCGGACGATATGCTGGCGCGCCTGACAGGGCCTATCGGTCTGATTCCTGCGACACGCGACCCAAACACACTGGCGCTTTCCGTCCTCAGCGAGATCGCGGCGCTATATCAGTCATATATAGTCACGCTCCAATGAGACAGGCGCCTGAAAGCCATTCAGCGCGCCGGCCGTTCGTTAGGCGTGATCGTTGCGCTGTCCCGGCCGGCCTCTTCATAAACGCCAGTCAGGATTGACAGGAAATTGGTCAGCATCTCGAGCTTTTCCGGCGCGTTCTGGATTTCGATCAGCCGATTCATCAATATCTGCGCCTTGATGTCGTGATATTCATCCGTCACCTTTTCACCTAGCTCGGTGACCGCATAGTTGAACTGATTGCCTTTTCCCTCACGGATCTTCTGGACAAGGCCTGCTGACTCAAGCTTGCGAAGGCTGTATTGAATATTGGGTATGTCGTCTCTGTTCATCAGGCGAGCGATCGTCGCGCTGTTTTTGGGGCGGTCCTGCATTCGGATCACATGCAGGATGATATGTTCCGACATCTTCAGGTCACCACCGAGAATGACGGAACCTGTTTCAGCGACGAAACGCGCGAATGATTCCGAAAACCGCAGAATCGACCATTCGAAATTGGTAACCTTATATTCGAAGTCCGATTTTGCGAGGTGCCAGCCTCTGTAATATTTTGCTTCCATCACGCCGCTCATTTCAGATTGCCGGGTCCTGCCTCGGGGGATTGCCTGGTTCATCCCTTACCGCAACGCCAAAACCCCTTCAACGTTCAAATCAGTTTTATCCACTGTCCATTGAATGTCTATTGACTTTCAGTTGACGGTGATGTTTTCTGATGTCGGTTCGGGATGACCGGCGAATCCGGCGCGCAACAGGAAGCGCCGATGAGGAATCAGGAACGGCGGAGAGACTAATGAGCGAGAGCGACACTTCGATCGTGCGGCGGCGTGAGGTTCGTAGTGAGGGCGGCGCCGGCGCGGCGCGCGTGAACGACAGCGGGCTGCAAAGCCAGTATCAACCCTACAAGGACGCAGCCTGGGGTTTCATCAACCACTGGTATCCCGCGCTGTTCAGCGAGGAACTGCCTGAGGAAGCTGTCGAGGGCATCCAGATTTGTGGCGTTCCCATTGTGCTGCGCCGGGTCAATGGCAAGATTTTCGCGCTTAAGGATCAGTGCGTGCACCGCGGCGTGCGCCTGTCGGCCAAGCCGACCTGTTTCACCAAGGATACGATCAGTTGCTGGTATCATGGCTTCACCTTCGATCTCGAAGGCGGCAAGCTGTCGACCATCGTCGCCAATCCCGAAGATCCGCTGATCGGCACGACAGGTCTCACCACCTATCCGGTCGAGGAAGTGGCGGGAATGATCTTCGTGTTCGTGCGCGAGGACGACTTTGCGCTGGAAGACGTGCCGCCGCTGGCGGAAGATCTGCCTTTCCGTTTCCCGGAAAGCAGCGAACGTTTCCCCCATCCGCTGTGGCCCGCGGCGCCCAGCGTTCTCGACGAGAATGCGGTGGTGAAGGGCATGCATCGCACCGGTTTCGGCGACTGGCGCATCGCCTGCGAAAATGGCTTCGATAATGCCCATATCCTTGTCCACAAGGACAACAGCATCGTTCACGCGCTGAACTGGACCCTGCCGCTCGGTATCCTGCCGACTGCGGAGGACTGCATTGAGGTGGTCGAGGATGAGAACGGCCCCAAGGGCATGGTCCAGTGGCTGTTCACCGATAAATGGGCGCCGGTTCTGGAAAATGAAAGGCTGGGCCTCAAGATTGAGGGAATGAACGGGCGATTCTACCGTACTTCGGTGGTGATGCCCGGAGTTCTCATGGTCGAAAACTGGCCAGAGGAACATGTCGTCCAATATGAATGGTATGTACCGATCACCAACGACACCCATGAATATTGGGAAGTTCTGGTGAAGATTTGTCCAACGGAGGAAGACCGTAAGGCCTACGACTATCGGTTCAAGACTTTCTATAAGCCGCTGGCCTTGAATGGCTTCAACGACTGCGACATCTACGCCCGCGAAGCGATGCAGGATTTCTACGCCGATGGGAGCGGCTGGGATGACGAACAGCTCGTTTCCACCGATGTCTCCCCGATCACCTGGCGGAAGCTCGCCTCGCGCTGGAACCGCGGCATCGCCAAGGCGCCCCGTGGTGTGGAGGGCAAGATTCCGACGACCAGCCTGCGCATGCGCCGCACGGCGGAAGGCGTGCCGCCGGGCTATAAAGTCCAGAAGATCGAGGATTGACCCGTGGCCGACGCTGCTGACGTCCTCTTCGCTTTCGCTGACGGGGTGGAACGCTCCGTCAGCATGTCGCCGGGCGAAACCATACTCGACGCCGGTCTGGCCGCCGATCTGCCGCTGCTTTACCAGTGCCGGTCGGGCAGTTGCTCCAGTTGCATCGCGCGGCTGGTCGAGGGGGAAACCCGGCAAGCGGCGGGCCACACCACCTTGTTGCGCAGCGAATATGAAGCGGGCCTGCGCCTGCTGTGCCAGTCGCAGGCTGTCGGCTCCTGCCGTTTCGAACTGGGCTATGACAGTGAGGCAGGGGCGGTCAGGGCGACAAAGGCCAAGGCGTTCGTCGATGAGGTGGAACGGATCGCATCCAATGTGGTGCGCCTCAGGCTGGAACTGGCGGCCGACAATTGGGTTGATTTCCGTCCCGGCCAGTTCTTCCAGATCACTGTGCCGGATGTAGGGGCCGTGCGCAGCTATTCCCCGGCCAGCACGCCCAGGGACTTGCCCCGGATGGAATTTCTGATCCGCCTGCTGCCGGGCGGCGTCATGTCGGAATGGCTGACGAACAGGGCAAAGCCCGATGACGTCCTCGAGATAGAGGGCGCGTTCGGGGCCTTCTTCCTTCGGGAAAAGGTGCGCGCGCCGCATATCCTGGTCGCAGGCGGTACGGGTCTTGCGCCGATGCTGTCCATATTGGATGCGCTGCGGGAACAGTCGGGGCGTAGGCCGGGGATGCTGCTGAGCTTCGGCTGCACCGATCCCGATGCGCTGTTCGGCCTTGATGCGATCAGGTTGCGGGAACAATGGATGCCTACCTTCCGCTCTCGCGTCTCGGTCGATCGAGGGGCGACCGGTAACCTGCTCTCCGGTACTCCGGTGGATGCGCTACGGCCGGAAGACGTCACCGATCCCGACACCGTGGCCTATCTCTGCGGCCCACCCCGGATGATCGAGGCGGCCCATGCCCGGTTGGAGGCGCTAGGCGTCAAACCGGAAAACATCTTCGCGGAACAGTTCGTGCCCAGCGAAACGGCGGGAGTGACCCCATGAAACCCACTGTGCAAATTCCCTTTGGGGAGCAACGGCAGAAATGGTTGGATGCGACGATTGCGCGTCTTGATCCCGAGCGGCTGAAGCGCTTGCTCTTCGCGCTCACCGATATTCACAGCCCGACCGGGGCAACGCGGAATGCCAGCGAATTCATGGCCGCGAGGCTGGGCGCTATCGGCATGAACGCGCGCTATATGCCGATGAATGAACGCACCGGCAATGTCCTCGCCGAAAGGCGGGGCAGCGGCGGCGGCGCAGCGGTGATGCTCTATTGCCCGATCGACACGCATTTGGAGGGCAATGAGGATGACCAGCCCTGGGTCGGCCCATCCCATTTCGTTGACCTCCACCCCAAGGCGAAGCAGTTGGGCGACTGGGTTTACGGCCTCGGCGCGTCCAATCCCAAGGGGATGATTGCAACGCTGACCGAGGTGGCGACCGCGCTGATCGAGGCGGAGGTGCCGCTGACCGGCGACCTGCTCTTCGGTCTGGCCGATGGCGGCATGCCGGTCGATATTGCCGCCCGCGACCATGCGGGCATGTCGAACGGTCTGCACCATCTGCTGGCGCGCGGCGCGGCGGCGGATTTCGCCATCATCATGAAACCGTGGAACTTCGTCTATCATGAGGAACCGGGCATCGGCTGGTTCAAGCTACGCATATTGGGCAGCTACGGCTATGCCGGCGTCCCGCGCGGGACGCCCGGTTTCCGCAGTTCGATCGTGCCGGCGGCGACGGTCATCCCGGAACTGGAGCAATGGCTGATCGACTATGCCGAGCGCAACAACTCGGGCGTGGTGAAGCCCCACGGATGGATTGCGGGCATCCGTTCGGGTTCCGACGAGCGGCCGTCCTTCCCCTCGGCGGTGACGGAACTGTTCTTCGACGTGCGCATCAACCCGCGCACCAGCCCGGCGGAGGTGAAGGCGCAATTCGCTGCCTTCATGCGCGACCTGTCGGCGCGTTTCCCCGATCTGAAACTGGAATGGGAAATGTACGGCTCGGTTCCGGGCGGCACCACCGATCCCGACAACTGGATCATCCAGTCGGCTCGGCGCGGTTGGGAAGCCGTAGAGGGGCGCCCCCATCCCGTGCCCGATCCGCTGGGCGGGCAGACCGACGGCGCGGCGTTGCGGCGTTATGGCGTGCCGACTGCGCGGATCGGCTGGCCCTGGCCGGCGACGGGCTCGCCCGAACCCGTGGCCGAAGGGCTGGGCGGCATGGGCGCGACCTATATCCCCGATCTCATGCCCTGCGCACAGAAGATTGCCTATGCGCTGATCGACACATTGACCCGCCCGCGTAGTGAACTGGGCCTTCCATAATCCAAGCGAAAAAGGAGAGAAAACATGGCCAGCATGAACGCAGCGCGTGTCCATATGCCGGGCGGCGCCTTTCAGGTGGACGAAATCGACCGTCCGGTGCCCCGCGCCCATGACGTGGTGATCGCGATCAAGGCGGCGGGTGTCGTCCCCAATCTGCGCAATGTGATGAGCAATTATGGCGACCGGTCCTATCTGACGGTGCCTGAACTGCCTGCCATCTACGGTCTCGACGCCGCCGGTGTCGTGGAAGAGGTGGGCGAGATGGTGACCGGCATCGCGCCCGGCGATCGGGTCTATATCAATCCCGGCCGTTCCTGCGGTTCCTGCCATGCCTGCCGGTCCCTGGACGCGATCAACTGCACGGCTTATACCTTTCAGGGCTATTTCGGTTTCGGGCCGGCGTCGAAGC
This region of Sphingobium sp. EM0848 genomic DNA includes:
- a CDS encoding SRPBCC family protein, with translation MNFQYRFKLPVPVEQAWPVLLDVRRVAPCMPGAGIESGEGNDYVGRMKVKLGPIEMAYRGDLHFVERDDAAHRLKVEGVGKEVRGGGGAKALVTMQASSVPGGCEIAIDSEYELNGRAAQFGTGMIDEIGGKLMQEFARRLEKLILNSNAQESGPTVAAAPAPSIPQPAPTASAPAGGKDWAVDDNEALDLVGLAWGPVLSRSLPVIHLLISTATLIYLLTHK
- a CDS encoding XdhC family protein is translated as MKGATSLFRFLDDAAARGERSALVTITDVIGQSSRAPGTHMAVTENGDYHGSLSGGCVEAAVVGEALRIMASGVTEWLRLGVGSPYIDIRLPCGGGLDLLIVPDPARGSIATVRHMLEDREPVALAISRDGALAVERPTSITGCRWRGKAFVAHHHPDLRLMILGHGAETEVLARLALGYGAEVMVLSPDPDIVARLAGSDIAAALLKTPARSDHLRTDAYTAVVMLFHDHDWELDLIGQALEQEALFIGAMGSRATQARRLDGLRVRGVPDDMLARLTGPIGLIPATRDPNTLALSVLSEIAALYQSYIVTLQ
- a CDS encoding winged helix DNA-binding protein, which gives rise to MSGVMEAKYYRGWHLAKSDFEYKVTNFEWSILRFSESFARFVAETGSVILGGDLKMSEHIILHVIRMQDRPKNSATIARLMNRDDIPNIQYSLRKLESAGLVQKIREGKGNQFNYAVTELGEKVTDEYHDIKAQILMNRLIEIQNAPEKLEMLTNFLSILTGVYEEAGRDSATITPNERPAR
- a CDS encoding Rieske 2Fe-2S domain-containing protein; translated protein: MSESDTSIVRRREVRSEGGAGAARVNDSGLQSQYQPYKDAAWGFINHWYPALFSEELPEEAVEGIQICGVPIVLRRVNGKIFALKDQCVHRGVRLSAKPTCFTKDTISCWYHGFTFDLEGGKLSTIVANPEDPLIGTTGLTTYPVEEVAGMIFVFVREDDFALEDVPPLAEDLPFRFPESSERFPHPLWPAAPSVLDENAVVKGMHRTGFGDWRIACENGFDNAHILVHKDNSIVHALNWTLPLGILPTAEDCIEVVEDENGPKGMVQWLFTDKWAPVLENERLGLKIEGMNGRFYRTSVVMPGVLMVENWPEEHVVQYEWYVPITNDTHEYWEVLVKICPTEEDRKAYDYRFKTFYKPLALNGFNDCDIYAREAMQDFYADGSGWDDEQLVSTDVSPITWRKLASRWNRGIAKAPRGVEGKIPTTSLRMRRTAEGVPPGYKVQKIED
- a CDS encoding FAD-binding oxidoreductase — protein: MADAADVLFAFADGVERSVSMSPGETILDAGLAADLPLLYQCRSGSCSSCIARLVEGETRQAAGHTTLLRSEYEAGLRLLCQSQAVGSCRFELGYDSEAGAVRATKAKAFVDEVERIASNVVRLRLELAADNWVDFRPGQFFQITVPDVGAVRSYSPASTPRDLPRMEFLIRLLPGGVMSEWLTNRAKPDDVLEIEGAFGAFFLREKVRAPHILVAGGTGLAPMLSILDALREQSGRRPGMLLSFGCTDPDALFGLDAIRLREQWMPTFRSRVSVDRGATGNLLSGTPVDALRPEDVTDPDTVAYLCGPPRMIEAAHARLEALGVKPENIFAEQFVPSETAGVTP
- a CDS encoding M20 family metallopeptidase — encoded protein: MKPTVQIPFGEQRQKWLDATIARLDPERLKRLLFALTDIHSPTGATRNASEFMAARLGAIGMNARYMPMNERTGNVLAERRGSGGGAAVMLYCPIDTHLEGNEDDQPWVGPSHFVDLHPKAKQLGDWVYGLGASNPKGMIATLTEVATALIEAEVPLTGDLLFGLADGGMPVDIAARDHAGMSNGLHHLLARGAAADFAIIMKPWNFVYHEEPGIGWFKLRILGSYGYAGVPRGTPGFRSSIVPAATVIPELEQWLIDYAERNNSGVVKPHGWIAGIRSGSDERPSFPSAVTELFFDVRINPRTSPAEVKAQFAAFMRDLSARFPDLKLEWEMYGSVPGGTTDPDNWIIQSARRGWEAVEGRPHPVPDPLGGQTDGAALRRYGVPTARIGWPWPATGSPEPVAEGLGGMGATYIPDLMPCAQKIAYALIDTLTRPRSELGLP